In Candidatus Hydrogenedentota bacterium, the genomic window CAAGTATGGGAATGCGTAGGTCCACTGTGGGTTTGCGATTCTGACTAGCATGGCTGCGATGAAAAACCGGAATACCCACTCAGTGGGGTAAAGGAGGTCTCTAGCGGTTACCTCTGGGTTCATGTGATGCTCTATGCCACTGTTATTTAAAAAGATGTAGCTCTTGGGAGGTAGGTTTCAATGAAGGAGATCCTTAAAGCAACGCATCCAAGGCCACAGATGACCCACCCTAACTCTCACGCTTTGTTATTGTTACATTGAAAAATCCGGATATCTTTATACTTACTGCCCTTCCCCTTGACCTGCTTCCATGATCCTCTGATAGTCTTCTTCCGGGATTTCACGCATTGCCTGGCCACGAATATGCCCGGACCACATCTTCTTATTCGTGATGAACTTCATATCCGGGATAAGTGGCTTGAACTCAACCGGCGGATCGAATATCTTTACGGGCCTGAGTTTGATCCGAAGCGGGAAGAGCTCATCGCCGAGTTTCGCTGGTGAGATGAATATTCGCGACGAGTTCTCATGCATCTTTGACGTCACCTCGAATGATCCGGTAATTGCTGGAGGGAGAACTTCCTTATCGACTATTTTCTGCCCCACATAGATCAGGATCGTATCGCCAGGTTGTACTCGATTGATGGCATTGATGCTGCGCCTCGGCACTCCCCATATGTG contains:
- a CDS encoding EVE domain-containing protein codes for the protein MTRWLAISNRENSDVVIKKHIWGVPRRSINAINRVQPGDTILIYVGQKIVDKEVLPPAITGSFEVTSKMHENSSRIFISPAKLGDELFPLRIKLRPVKIFDPPVEFKPLIPDMKFITNKKMWSGHIRGQAMREIPEEDYQRIMEAGQGEGQ